Proteins from a single region of Struthio camelus isolate bStrCam1 chromosome W, bStrCam1.hap1, whole genome shotgun sequence:
- the RIMOC1 gene encoding RAB7A-interacting MON1-CCZ1 complex subunit 1 isoform X3 — translation MAEAGGAVPGLRPRLAALGRRLAALRAAGGDGDDAFLVKGSATLERLKDLCKEEKEKTYPSKLLQLYTQAVLDITYFEENQLVDEDFPEDYSLRKVKELICILSEPEDLVKECNVNEECTSILGTELIECLYWRKGALLYMYCHTVKERSDWLRKNIDLFEKCLNDGVHYLMKMLSFRCPLQLDEDVSFQDKDTARLLSEGVFSDTHLLAMMYSGEMCYWGLKHCRERGSGEGKQERSTCS, via the exons ATGGCGGAGGCTGGCGGCGCCGTGCCCGGGCTGCGGCCgcggctggcggcgctgggccggcggctggcggcgctgcgggcagcgGGAGGCGACGGCGACG ATGCTTTCTTAGTAAAGGGCTCTGCTACTCTGGAGAGACTGAAGGACCTctgtaaagaagagaaagaaaaaacatatccTTCCAAGCTTTTGCAGCTTTATACACAG GCTGTCCTAGATATTACGTATTTTGAGGAAAACCAGCTTGTGGATGAAGATTTTCCAGAAGATTATTCCTTACGAAAAGTTAAAGAACTTATTTGTATTCTTTCAGAACCAGAAGACCTAGTGAAAGAATGCAACGTAAATGAAGAA TGCACCAGCATCCTTGGCACAGAGTTAATCGAATGTCTTTACTGGAGAAAAGGAGCCCTGCTTTACATGTATTGTCACACTGTAAAAGAAAGGAGTGACTGGCTAAGGAAAAATATCGACTTATTTGAAAAG tGCCTTAATGATGGAGTCCATTACTTGATGAAGATGCTTAGCTTTAGATGCCCTCTCCAACTGGATGAAGATGTCTCATTTCAGGATAAAGATACTGCTAGATTACTCagtgaag GTGTATTTAGTGATACGCACTTACTGGCGATGATGTACAGTGGAGAAATGTGCTACTGGGGACTGAAACACTGCAGAGAAAGGGGAAGTGGAGAAGGGAAGCAAGAAAG ATCGACGTGCAGCTGA
- the RIMOC1 gene encoding RAB7A-interacting MON1-CCZ1 complex subunit 1 isoform X1 produces MAEAGGAVPGLRPRLAALGRRLAALRAAGGDGDDAFLVKGSATLERLKDLCKEEKEKTYPSKLLQLYTQAVLDITYFEENQLVDEDFPEDYSLRKVKELICILSEPEDLVKECNVNEECTSILGTELIECLYWRKGALLYMYCHTVKERSDWLRKNIDLFEKCLNDGVHYLMKMLSFRCPLQLDEDVSFQDKDTARLLSEGVFSDTHLLAMMYSGEMCYWGLKHCRERGSGEGKQERCETTNPASSSDPCCRSQSASLGFRAAGKNILTKYVAVCEGPLKGQGWNTTSARQMLCYFRKSHS; encoded by the exons ATGGCGGAGGCTGGCGGCGCCGTGCCCGGGCTGCGGCCgcggctggcggcgctgggccggcggctggcggcgctgcgggcagcgGGAGGCGACGGCGACG ATGCTTTCTTAGTAAAGGGCTCTGCTACTCTGGAGAGACTGAAGGACCTctgtaaagaagagaaagaaaaaacatatccTTCCAAGCTTTTGCAGCTTTATACACAG GCTGTCCTAGATATTACGTATTTTGAGGAAAACCAGCTTGTGGATGAAGATTTTCCAGAAGATTATTCCTTACGAAAAGTTAAAGAACTTATTTGTATTCTTTCAGAACCAGAAGACCTAGTGAAAGAATGCAACGTAAATGAAGAA TGCACCAGCATCCTTGGCACAGAGTTAATCGAATGTCTTTACTGGAGAAAAGGAGCCCTGCTTTACATGTATTGTCACACTGTAAAAGAAAGGAGTGACTGGCTAAGGAAAAATATCGACTTATTTGAAAAG tGCCTTAATGATGGAGTCCATTACTTGATGAAGATGCTTAGCTTTAGATGCCCTCTCCAACTGGATGAAGATGTCTCATTTCAGGATAAAGATACTGCTAGATTACTCagtgaag GTGTATTTAGTGATACGCACTTACTGGCGATGATGTACAGTGGAGAAATGTGCTACTGGGGACTGAAACACTGCAGAGAAAGGGGAAGTGGAGAAGGGAAGCAAGAAAGGTGCGAGACGACAAATCCAGCGTCTAGTAGTGACCCATGCTGCAGATCACAGAGTGCATCACTGGGTTTCCGAGCAGCAGGCAAAAACATATTAACGAAATATGTGGCGGTATGCGAAGGACCTTTAAAAGGACAAGGGTGGAACACGACAAGTGCAAGGCAAATGCTGTGTTACTTCAGGAAATCCCACAGCTAG
- the RIMOC1 gene encoding F-box only protein 4 isoform X2, whose protein sequence is MLCCKESDAETVWNIAPIKQCFQNKRLVKIDVQLNIMSFLSPQDLCRLGSASSYWRAAVRDPLLWRCFLLRDLPLWASVDWRSLPDVQVFHQVFAEDSGNTLYDYMTVYKKSCPQSRRSVKSSRPRYGAVTSFLQSLVTQAEPRFAMFGPGLEELDDSLVQRMMTCPEILLVAGLPQRRIHGIGSGVSFQFNNNQKFNILTLYSTTSVERRRARAEQAVVVNKMFYQDSSTVGNQQAVHYNVIAQVKKVCEVVDGFIYVANAEAHKNMAASRCNYRKAYEKIDCFFKSV, encoded by the exons ATGCTCTGTTGTAAAGAGAGTGATGCCGAGACCGTCTGGAACATCGCTCcaataaaacagtgttttcagaACAAGCGTTTAGTAAAG ATCGACGTGCAGCTGAACATCATGTCCTTCCTCTCGCCCCAAGACCTGTGCCGCTTGGGCAGCGCCAGCTCCTACTGGCGGGCGGCCGTGCGGGACCCGCTGCTGTGGAGGTGCTTCCTGCTGAGGGACCTGCCCTTGTGGGCGTCCGTGGACTGGAGGTCGCTGCCCGACGTGCAGGTCTTCCATCAGGTCTTTGCAGAAGACAGTGGTAACACGCTGTACGACTACATGACCGT ATATAAAAAAAGCTGTCCTCAGAGTCGAAGAAGTGTGAAATCAAGCCGTCCCCGGTATGGGGCTGTGACATCCTTTTTGCAATCACTGGTCACTCAGGCAGAACCTCGTTTTGCTATGTTTGGGCCGGGGTTGGAAGAGCTGGATGACTCTTTAGTGCAAAGGATGATGACTTGTCCAGAAATTCTACTAGTGGCTGGCCTACCCCAAAGACGAATTCATG GGATTGGATCAGGAGTCAGTTTTCAGTTTAATAACAATCAAAAATTCAATATTCTGACATTATATTCAACTACCAG TGTGGAAAGGAGGAGAGCAAGGGCAGAGCAAGCTGTTGTTGTGAATAAGATGTTCTACCAAGACAGCAGCACAGTGGGGAATCAGCAAGCTGTGCACTACAATGTAATAGCTCAAGTTAAAAAGGTGTGCGAAGTAGTTGATGGATTCATCTACGTTGCTAATGCAGAAGCTCATAAAA ATATGGCAGCAAGCAGATGCAATTATAGAAAAGCCTATGAGAAAATCGACTGTTTTTTCAAAAGCGTATAG